The Porites lutea chromosome 11, jaPorLute2.1, whole genome shotgun sequence genome includes a region encoding these proteins:
- the LOC140951583 gene encoding peroxidase-like: MLKGLYGSDLSKVDLYVGGLLLENPTYGSHVGPTFSHILAEGFGNLRKGDRFWYETNQNGVRFSLAQLTEIRKVSLARIVCDNSGISYVQPKVMRKKNQSRNKQVRCGSLPEMDLTKWSDNSVNEVNDFTNEINDFTNPEILLDDIMRSDGLDD; encoded by the exons ATGCTGAAAGGGTTATATGGCTCAGATTTGAGCAAAGTTGATTTATACGTTGGAGGACTACTTTTGGAAAATCCCACCTATGGCTCACATGTGGGGCCTACCTTCTCTCACATTTTAGCAGAAGGATTCGG GAATTTAAGAAAAGGTGACCGCTTCTGGTACGAAACAAATCAAAATGGAGTTAGATTTTCCCTTGCACAGCTGACGGAAATAAGAAAAGTTAGCTTAGCTAGGATCGTTTGTGACAACAGTGGTATATCGTATGTTCAGCCCAAGGTaatgagaaagaaaaaccaGTCGAGAAACAAACAAGTTAGGTGTGGCAGTCTTCCAGAAATGGACCTAACCAAATGGAGTGATAACTCG GTCAATGAAGTCAATGATTTCACAAATGAAATCAATGATTTCACAAATCCCGAGATTCTTTTAGATGACATTATGCGTAGCGACGGTTTGGACGATTGA